The stretch of DNA aaattaaattttttcgaatgcaaaatacaaaattacatgtatatgacatattaaaatataaaaagagaaaaaatacacTTTGACCAATAAGGCCAAAAAtagcataaattaaaaaaggcagatttttataatttaatacgcAATATTGagcaaaatattgaaaatacgtacaaattatcaaaaatgcaaaacttAAGATCATAGCACAATATACAGCATGCATGCATACTCATTGTACAGCAtcatatgtacaatatattacattgcaatatataaacaaatagcAAATCATAGATAgtcgtacatatatgtataaataatgtgcACATTATTCATATCGTAAATGTGAAACATACACAACTGTATTGTCTTGTTTCTTTAGACGAATGTGTGCACTTAATATGCAACACATCTATAATTATAGAGCCGTgcttaaaatgttaaataaaattacatttgcataaactccatttatttgaaataatcaaATCAGGTAccaataaatatcaatttttttcgcttttaaaaagaaaattttgttcgagaaaaaaattatttgttctcCAGACAAAAGTACTTAGCTTTGCTGATCGAAATTcgattgataataaaaaattaacaaagtttCGAAATTTACATTTCCAGAAAGAATGTCTTTTATTAATCCAATTGTTCCGATAAATGGAGTTCTATTGTCATACAGAAGCAAAAACAAGCTACAAACCATGCTAATTCGCCGGGAGTAGTATGGGGCTGTGGTACATACCAATGCCCGTCGATCCACATCCGTGATGCTGCCTGTTGATACTAAAATTGGGGAAAATGTGAAAGAAAACCATATCAAACCATGTTGCACAAACCATTTCCTATGTTAACTacaatttatctttcaataatGTTCCCCTTCTATCACCtatctacatattttatgatttatgcaTGAGAAATGCATATAGCAATGTAATTAACTACTCAATTAAAAGTAGATAAGGCAACGTGGGAACATAATTGCTTCATAATAATTCAATGataagattattataaaattttcgtaaCTATAAATAAGTTATGGAAATTCTATCAAAGAAGAATGTATCAGCTAATAATTTCGATGCTAATGACcatgtttcataattttttccgCTTtagattaaagaatataaaatatactaaaaaatgcaaaacataataaatattcacatttcaGTAAAAATCGCATTTAGCATTTTCTGAAACGAtaacttatctttttttaaataattttcatataattatttgctgtaaaaaataaaaattttacttgtttgcacgtaataaataattgagaataatagtacttatattaatcaaacaaatatcattttcacTAATAGTATGGTAACGATAACAAGCCAATGTATGATGTCTTGTACAACACAGTGACAGTGCGATGGCTCTGATATCAGCAGGGATATTAGTAAAGCATGCAGGAAGGCAAAACGAAGTGGTATGTAAAGAAAATCATAACGACGCGCTCGCAAAAATCGCCAATAGTTCTATCATGAGTTATGCGTGATGAAAAAATATGCGTGTTAAATGATTCGCAAACaatgaattttgtaaaaataaatatgttagaTTTTgccaaataataatgataaaatcacTTGTAAAGCTTTAAATGACTATCAAAGCAGTAATTTTTGAGATATAAGCGATTGATAAATGTAGGCTCTTGGCAAATATCAGATTGTAGCTATTTTAAATCAACTTTATTTGATTAGAATATTAGTttccaattaaaaaagatatttaatattaaaaataaaatatttgttaacaaaatttgattcaaAGTCTTGTTTGCGGCCCCGAATATTTCAGATTAgttctattaataaaatctcagCTTGcgtaaaaaagaagaagctTCCGCTCAATTCACGATAGCACTGTAGGCATTGCATCTGTCTAACGCGCGTCAGATTCGCGAGCGCGTCAAGCTTGAGAAGCGTGTTGTAAACATTGAACAAGCGAGAGGGCCCGCGTCGTGCAGCGAAGAGACCGCCCGCCGTCGGCCAGTCCCTCTCGTTTTACTCACTGTCCGATTTGCCGGATGAGAAATCAGTGCTGTGCGTCTTGTCGCCCATCCCGCTGAATGAATAGTCGCCCTAGACGACAGAAAAGCGTTATCTTAGAAAGGCGTGATGCGCTCGGCCGTCGCAGATCGGCTCTATGTACTCTcttttatatacgtatattattttgcactATATCAGCGCGGTGTGCACTGTCGCTTCGTCGACTGTGACTTGCGGTGCGAGACTTACAGGGAGAGCAGACACGGAACCGCCGGTCGAGGAGAAGGTGTGACTTCGCGGTGCCAGACCGTACCCCGGCTTCGGGATGTGCCGAAGGGAGCTCACAACTGGTTTGCAAATCAGTCAATCGACAGGTATTACTGATTAGTCTCAGCGGTAACTTCTCAATTCGCTCAATCCCATACGAATGCCCAACGTTCGCTTGCCAGATTTGTCGTATCGTTAACTCTATCCGGAGCCATGTCGCTCCCTCGTGTCGCCAAATCACTGTCAAGGGAttcctcccccctccccccatcTTTACGCCCCAATGATAATGTATTCGAtactattttacaatatttctctACAACGCCGaatcaagtaaaaaaaaaaaaaaaaaagatatattcatGGATATACATGcggtataattttgattaaattttcgtgttcttgtatctttttaataattatttctcatgcaattaatagaataaaacatAAGTTTTTGACAAATGTTGGAGCAAACATCTAAAATATGCGCACATTTCGTATTGCTGAGTACATCCTTAGgatgtaattgttttttattttaccgcGTGCAAAACAAAGAACATTGAATATAATACGTTATCGCACCCCCGTCGGCAAACGGCATTTATCCGACAATTTCAAGTGCATAAAGCGATGACtctcgtaaaataaatgtgcaaGGCAATCCGCGATTAAGACAAAAAAGATACGTAGAAAGCCAGCACCTGTGTAAGTACAATAGATTTTTCTTGTAAGCGCGCCCGCCGTGATAACAAGTCAAAAACTTTCCTTCTTTACTGAAAATACAGAAACAAATCTAAACATGACTTTTTACAAACAAaagtgtaatttatatatgtacagtTCGTggtcttttcaattttaatggGGTGCAtctaaaatttactttttggATTTTATTCACTGAAAATCAACTTAAATTTGTCTTAATGTCGAAACAACAATTATGAATCTATTCTTCCATCACCAAATATACTTTACATGCCTACTTTACACGTGCACAATTTGCAATcgttaattgcataaaataagataatgttaataataacattgaGATCGTCCGATGTGACTTAAAAACGAAGGAAAATCAAACTGATAAATCAGGAAACCTACCGAATAACTTAAAAACGGACTCGATTTGACTTGGGACCAGCGGCGGGCGAATTGGAAAGTTTTCGGACTCACCGAGTGATAGTGCCTAGTCGCGTTTGGAAGAGTGAAGGCGCGCTGAGTACCAAGGGGTGGATAGTTTCTGGGAGCCGGGGAGCGCGCCGATGACCTCCCAACTGCCGCCCACGCAAACACAACACAAACACAAAAACACAAATAGAGACACGATGATAGTAGACGACAAGTAGTAGCGTCGTGATTAACATAAATTGCCATATGTTAAATCTAAAACGCTAACTTTACGCGATCTTATtagatcaaattttattttagataactaTTGTAACGGAGATACGATTGGAACTTAATATATGCAGCAATAAATGCTACAACAGCAATCTTAATTGTGTTACTACTTTCTTTCttgcacaaaattaaaataattgccgagcatttttaattagtttaattttaattagcgtTCCAGAATAACTGGTGATTCAACATTGGAAGATACCGTGaagcaaaatttcaaaaagcaaaaatgtgCGATGCAGTAAAAAGTAATCATCATGCGCTGGTGGCGGTGAAACAAAACGTGGTGCTGAATTATCTTCCAACATTGTAGATAAGACTTGTaactagaaaatatttcagaattaaGCATCTTTAACCGATACCggtactaaaattttttattagcattttgattgccaatttttttaaaaccgaGTAAAGCTGATTAAGCAACGGATCATgagctattttattttgaaataaatagcaaaggaaagaaagagagaaagaagaaccaataagatttaattcttttgtataatatcgaaaagaaatattgcgaaaataaataaaataagaaataaaatatttcaatttgtgATGAATATTCATGTTTATCTTATATTAACTTCCACTGAATGTTAGTTTCGGTTAACTCAGACAAAATGTTGGTGGCGGTTCGAGTCTTATTATAaggtgttaaaaaaaaaaagaaaaaaggataATAAACCAATTTTTCAATCAGTTTAAAAATCCAGTTCGAGTTTTATCTACGATTGTGCCACGGAAATGAAAGTGATGTGCATTTGAGGCAATGTGTATCCGTGTATAATGAATTTCGTGGTCCCAAGTGCcatgcaaaaatatagaacAAGATCAATTACCTCAGAAAAGACAAATTTCCAGAACTAAAGATTGTAATGGCAGTTTTAACTGTCCGTTATTTTGAGGTATCGCGCTGTCCGCAGCTCGTCGAacagaaaagataaaaaggcAAGCACATCGAGGTAAGGGACGACAACATGCATAGGCATAGAATACATCACCTGTTATATTAATTGGGCGTCCAGTACGTGGTATTTGATGCTACACGCTACTTAAAACAAAGTCTCGCTCTCGACAGTTACGTACTGTTTATCATCGTTAGTTAATTAGCGTGAACCCCTCCCGCGTCGCGATTCGCCGACCCGTCGTGCCCCGAACATTTCTTAGCGATAAAATGGGACCATTTACGACTTCCCCGCCCTGGGAAACCCCACTCTATCGAGATTTGCAATGTTTTCTAATCGATGTTACTTCAAACGGTAGAGTGGTATGTTAGTGTCATGTGCGAACGTGTGGACATGTATGAGATGATCGTTACTTATGTTAATGAGACAATTACGAGCGGCGTTTATATGACGAACGGAAACTCACCGTTGTAGCTAGGCCCGCTAGATCTGTAGCTGAAACCATCGTCGTCCTCCCAAGGGCGTGCATGATCGATATTTCGCGAAGGCGCTGCGCAAAAATGTTCttcgaattattttttctaccgAAATACTTGTGCAACATTGATATTAATCTctacaaatttttcacaagAAACAATATATTCTCAAAACACTAAATATAATAGACAAGCtggattatttataaagatctTTATGACACTTACATGCGCCAACAGGACTCTCGTAACGCAATCGGTATGAAGGTTCCCTGGCGGCGGACGGTGTCCTCGAGGCGTTTCTAGGATCAACATTCGCAGCCCTGTGTCGCAAATTCTCCCGATCCTTCTCGCGATCTTGCAGGAATACTTTAGCTATTCCCGTGTCGATCTTGCTCAATTCATCCCGTTCTTTTTTCAACTTCTGCTCCGCCtctttaatatatgttttgttGTCCACTTCATCCTCGTCATCAGATGCAGGTACTCCCTAGATTAGAAGTAAGCATTAAAGCATTCATAAATCACACATATGATTCTTTCAACGAACAAAATGACATGTCGTATCCTTCTGTACAGACTAAGTGATAAAGTAATACCTTGTAAGTGTCAGACCATCGTCTACGTCTCTCGGGATCAGTGTAAGGATACGGCGGAGCAGGAAAATCATCTCTCTCGATTGGCGGTTGAGCCCCCGGCGGCGGCTTCATAGCGTCTGGATAATGCGCCAATTCTATGGGTTCATCGTTATCTACCTGACTTGCCGGCGATTTCGGTCTGGTATCGCTCAGAGCATCGACCAGAGCTCGCATTCCCGACCTGCTGCTGCGTCCACCGCTGCTTCTTATCGAACGAGATGctatgcaaataattaaacgcATTTTCACATGATTGTAAACGATCTAATCCTACAAAACATAgataaattgaattgaatCGATAATTGAAGCAGTAAacttctaaataaaaaattaaaacaaatttttaaaaaataaaaaaaaaattcttttaaaaattttactaaaattgaattatatttcagTACTTcagttataatttaaaaaaaaatttttaatttaatatacaatttctgattttcaaaatgttaaaagtgaCGCACAACTTTGGAATTTTAATGGAGTGAGAAATATAGAGAAAACTTACAACTAGGTCTATGAAAATGCGGACTAGTTGGGGGTTTATCGTAGGGCTGTATCGGACGTCTCAAATATCCTTGACTGGGCGTTTCAGTCAAATACGAGTAAGTATAAATCCTAGACACATCTTCTGCTGGTCGTCCATATTCTCTCAAGATCAGGCCAGGACTTCCAGTTCGCGCGGGATAATACTGAGGCAATCAATGTATCTTATCAAGCATGTGATAttagctttttttttacatatctgGGTATCAATGTCAGCTATACAAAGTGCGCAAAAAATtggaaatctaaaaaaaaaacagtctcgcttaaaataactttactttttattccCAACtcgttcttttttaaaatagtcaatattgtttcaaatatatttagattttcaACGCATTTTGTACAGCAGAAAGAGATCGTGCAACGCTCTGTCAAAATACGCAACGAACATTGCATTAAGtgactttatattaaaatcttcaaaatgttttcctCGTTTATATTACGATTATATTTGCGATTTAGGAAATAATGGATAatagcaaattaaaattaaataaaaatcatcgaCGCAACTTGATTTTATCTAACCATTGTTTTgctattaaaactttatattttatattaattaataagtgaATCTTAAATAATGtcgcgataattttatttgcaaggCTCTCTTCTGTTCGACGGATCGATGAAGTTGAAATCGGATCCCGAGCGTCTGACAGAGCGAAAGCACGCGATGCTCAGGAGAGGTAACGCGAGAAGTGATACCAGAAATACTTGTCGAGAGAGTGCTGTGCTAAGTGACACATGGCATACCTTGCGACTGAGGCTGCTGTAAGGGCTGCACAGCGATCCGTTCAGGCTTGGCGTGCGTGACCGCAATGAAAACTATACACAATGACCGTGCGGAAAAAGTAAACAACAATTAAGAAAAGcgataataaaaacttaataaaaatcaaatacgaTAATATAATCTCTGACGTTTCGCTTGTTTCCTATGACGAGGCGTGCGTGAACGATAAAACGATAAGCCGTCGGATTTCCGAAAATCAAGCTATATACAAAGCTGAATACCTCTACAAGATatcttgttttatatataattactagAGAATACTACACACTAAAtagttacatacatacacaaatACATGTCAAATGACAAAGTGTTTCATAAGAGAACTTGGAAAGAGTTTcgaaatataacaatttcgagggagatgtaaaaatattacatttttaatttttttttaataggatTTCTATAAAGTCAAATAGtatgaaaattgataaatgcgAAACACTTCGTCTGCTTTATAatcataattgataaatttaatttatgcagacgaatacaattattaatatacaaatgcaACTAATAATGCGAGTGCAAATAGCAACATGCATTTCTTTACTTTCTAatacacataataataataaatatggaatttaataataatagcaatataaatgatattaactatTGAATCATACGATGTTAAACTTTcgattttaagaataatttaataaatttttaatatacaacaaAACCTCGATAAAAAGCACacttttttaacgataaatttcaaacaaataattaaaagcagtTACGTTTAAAAACATTGGTTTCGTTCATTGGTTCGTTTACTTAAATCAGACAGAAAGGAATTCAGTAGACATTCATTCATGTATTATTTTAGGACACTCAGGAACGCGACGCTATTTTCATTCACCGAAATAAACGGCTGTTGCTTCGACGATATATAACGCAAGTcacagaatatattaaaaagcatATCACGAATGCTTAATATTACTATTCATGTAGCAtctatcgataaaaaaaaagtatagttaCAAACTGCCTGTATATACGCATTAAAATCcgttgatatttaataataattgtttttaataaatatgcaaataactgcgttaatataaattgtgctATGCATTAGTCCACAAAATCGAAAGCTTCCCCTTTTTGTGACacgattaatatttcatgtaATGCATAATAATTGTCAAAAAGATATTACACAAAATACAAATGCTGTGTACAGCATATTTCACAACAAGCTGAAAGGCGTAACGTgagtgtaatataaaataaaccaaTCTTTTTACACATGTTAATTCGACAATCAACAATCATATACAATATccaaacaattaaatatatgcgACAATTGCTTTGTCAGTTCTtgtataattaagaaaaataaacaagctCTTGTAATctaaatcaattataatacacgaatgtacaaaataaaagccTTAGACAGCGAAACACCGATTGCGCTACGCAACCGGACTTACCTGCATCTCCGAAGCGCTGCTGGAAATCCGCTCCGATTCCCGATGTTGCGGGGTGTGAGCGTCTCCGTGTCCGTTCACGATGCCATTCGGCCCGGTGGGTCCTGGACCGCAGCGAGGATGCCATATAGCAGCGCCCTGCAGATACATCTCCTCCCCGTCACCGAACGGATCGCCGCATTTCGTGCAGCGTGCGCAGGTCGGGTGGAAATGATGGTTGTCGCCGGCCTGTAAGACCTTGCCGCTGATGTAACGATTGCAATAGGCGCACTTCACCCCGAATTGCTTCTGGTAATCCTTCTCGCAGTAAGGCACGCCGTCTCTGTCGGGGAAAGAATTTAACGGTTGCAGCTGACGGGTCGTTTCAATGCATCTTTACTCATTCCGGCAcgattttaaagttaaaacgaGTGAAGCAATTCTAAAAACACATTTGTTCACCGTCTATTTTAGAGACATAATTGTTTCCTTCGTTTTCA from Linepithema humile isolate Giens D197 chromosome 2, Lhum_UNIL_v1.0, whole genome shotgun sequence encodes:
- the Unc-115a gene encoding actin-binding LIM protein 2 isoform X3, producing MKSKTSESFIASESKTGVRKDGADEHKQKQLKKGKTFCQSCKKKCSGEVLRVQDKYFHIGCFKCAQCNTSLAQGGFFVRDNAYYCTKDYRERWGTRCAGCGEYVEGDVVTAGEKHAFHPNCFHCQRCRQPLLGQGTKVSLVQGQALCHRCVGIPVREAATPVSNSTGTKSGGHTDPGACAGCGNQLREGQALVALDRQWHVWCFKCHSCDTVLHGEYMGKDGVPYCEKDYQKQFGVKCAYCNRYISGKVLQAGDNHHFHPTCARCTKCGDPFGDGEEMYLQGAAIWHPRCGPGPTGPNGIVNGHGDAHTPQHRESERISSSASEMQFSLRSRTPSLNGSLCSPYSSLSRKYYPARTGSPGLILREYGRPAEDVSRIYTYSYLTETPSQGYLRRPIQPYDKPPTSPHFHRPSSSRSIRSSGGRSSRSGMRALVDALSDTRPKSPASQVDNDEPIELAHYPDAMKPPPGAQPPIERDDFPAPPYPYTDPERRRRWSDTYKGVPASDDEDEVDNKTYIKEAEQKLKKERDELSKIDTGIAKVFLQDREKDRENLRHRAANVDPRNASRTPSAAREPSYRLRYESPVGASPSRNIDHARPWEDDDGFSYRSSGPSYNVGRSSARSPAPRNYPPLGTQRAFTLPNATRHYHSGDYSFSGMGDKTHSTDFSSGKSDISTGSITDVDRRALNDGGILPSSTTYTGGLGSVVGGHGGHHVRRSLPDMGAAPTEPPKLYPYHLLVITNYRLPADVDRCNLERHLSDAEFEAVLQCSRAEFYRLPQWRRNEIKRRARLF
- the Unc-115a gene encoding actin-binding LIM protein 2 isoform X10, encoding MKSKTSESFIASESKTGVRKDGADEHKQKQLKKGKTFCQSCKKKCSGEVLRVQDKYFHIGCFKCAQCNTSLAQGGFFVRDNAYYCTKDYRERWGTRCAGCGEYVEGDVVTAGEKHAFHPNCFHCQRCRQPLLGQGTKVSLVQGQALCHRCVGIPVREAATPVSNSTGTKSGGHTDPGACAGCGNQLREGQALVALDRQWHVWCFKCHSCDTVLHGEYMGKDGVPYCEKDYQKQFGVKCAYCNRYISGKVLQAGDNHHFHPTCARCTKCGDPFGDGEEMYLQGAAIWHPRCGPGPTGPNGIVNGHGDAHTPQHRESERISSSASEMQFSLRSRTPSLNGSLCSPYSSLSRKYYPARTGSPGLILREYGRPAEDVSRIYTYSYLTETPSQGYLRRPIQPYDKPPTSPHFHRPSSSRSIRSSGGRSSRSGMRALVDALSDTRPKSPASQVDNDEPIELAHYPDAMKPPPGAQPPIERDDFPAPPYPYTDPERRRRWSDTYKGVPASDDEDEVDNKTYIKEAEQKLKKERDELSKIDTGIAKVFLQDREKDRENLRHRAANVDPRNASRTPSAAREPSYRLRYESPVGASPSRNIDHARPWEDDDGFSYRSSGPSYNVSTGSITDVDRRALNDGGILPSSTTYTGGLGSVVGGHGGHHVRRSLPDMGAAPTEPPKLYPYHLLVITNYRLPADVDRCNLERHLSDAEFEAVLQCSRAEFYRLPQWRRNEIKRRARLF
- the Unc-115a gene encoding actin-binding LIM protein 2 isoform X4 yields the protein MKSKTSESFIASESKTGVRKDGADEHKQKQLKKGKTFCQSCKKKCSGEVLRVQDKYFHIGCFKCAQCNTSLAQGGFFVRDNAYYCTKDYRERWGTRCAGCGEYVEGDVVTAGEKHAFHPNCFHCQRCRQPLLGQGTKVSLVQGQALCHRCVGIPVREAATPVSNSTGTKSGGHTDPGACAGCGNQLREGQALVALDRQWHVWCFKCHSCDTVLHGEYMGKDGVPYCEKDYQKQFGVKCAYCNRYISGKVLQAGDNHHFHPTCARCTKCGDPFGDGEEMYLQGAAIWHPRCGPGPTGPNGIVNGHGDAHTPQHRESERISSSASEMQFSLRSRTPSLNGSLCSPYSSLSRKYYPARTGSPGLILREYGRPAEDVSRIYTYSYLTETPSQGYLRRPIQPYDKPPTSPHFHRPSSSRSIRSSGGRSSRSGMRALVDALSDTRPKSPASQVDNDEPIELAHYPDAMKPPPGAQPPIERDDFPAPPYPYTDPERRRRWSDTYKGVPASDDEDEVDNKTYIKEAEQKLKKERDELSKIDTGIAKVFLQDREKDRENLRHRAANVDPRNASRTPSAAREPSYRLRYESPVGASPSRNIDHARPWEDDDGFSYRSSGPSYNVVSSLRHIPKPGYGLAPRSHTFSSTGGSVSALPGDYSFSGMGDKTHSTDFSSGKSDISTGSITDVDRRALNDGGILPSSTTYTGGLGSVVGGHGGHHVRRSLPDMGAAPTEPPKLYPYHLLVITNYRLPADVDRCNLERHLSDAEFEAVLQCSRAEFYRLPQWRRNEIKRRARLF
- the Unc-115a gene encoding actin-binding LIM protein 1 isoform X12, yielding MKSKTSESFIASESKTGVRKDGADEHKQKQLKKGKTFCQSCKKKCSGEVLRVQDKYFHIGCFKCAQCNTSLAQGGFFVRDNAYYCTKDYRERWGTRCAGCGEYVEGDVVTAGEKHAFHPNCFHCQRCRQPLLGQGTKVSLVQGQALCHRCVGIPVREAATPVSNSTGTKSGGHTDPGACAGCGNQLREGQALVALDRQWHVWCFKCHSCDTVLHGEYMGKDGVPYCEKDYQKQFGVKCAYCNRYISGKVLQAGDNHHFHPTCARCTKCGDPFGDGEEMYLQGAAIWHPRCGPGPTGPNGIVNGHGDAHTPQHRESERISSSASEMQFSLRSRTPSLNGSLCSPYSSLSRKYYPARTGSPGLILREYGRPAEDVSRIYTYSYLTETPSQGYLRRPIQPYDKPPTSPHFHRPSSSRSIRSSGGRSSRSGMRALVDALSDTRPKSPASQVDNDEPIELAHYPDAMKPPPGAQPPIERDDFPAPPYPYTDPERRRRWSDTYKGVPASDDEDEVDNKTYIKEAEQKLKKERDELSKIDTGIAKVFLQDREKDRENLRHRAANVDPRNASRTPSAAREPSYRLRYESPVGASPSRNIDHARPWEDDDGFSYRSSGPSYNVVSSLRHIPKPGYGLAPRSHTFSSTGGSVSALPGDYSFSGMGDKTHSTDFSSGKSDK
- the Unc-115a gene encoding actin-binding LIM protein 1 isoform X11; the encoded protein is MKSKTSESFIASESKTGVRKDGADEHKQKQLKKGKTFCQSCKKKCSGEVLRVQDKYFHIGCFKCAQCNTSLAQGGFFVRDNAYYCTKDYRERWGTRCAGCGEYVEGDVVTAGEKHAFHPNCFHCQRCRQPLLGQGTKVSLVQGQALCHRCVGIPVREAATPVSNSTGTKSGGHTDPGACAGCGNQLREGQALVALDRQWHVWCFKCHSCDTVLHGEYMGKDGVPYCEKDYQKQFGVKCAYCNRYISGKVLQAGDNHHFHPTCARCTKCGDPFGDGEEMYLQGAAIWHPRCGPGPTGPNGIVNGHGDAHTPQHRESERISSSASEMQFSLRSRTPSLNGSLCSPYSSLSRKYYPARTGSPGLILREYGRPAEDVSRIYTYSYLTETPSQGYLRRPIQPYDKPPTSPHFHRPSSSRSIRSSGGRSSRSGMRALVDALSDTRPKSPASQVDNDEPIELAHYPDAMKPPPGAQPPIERDDFPAPPYPYTDPERRRRWSDTYKGVPASDDEDEVDNKTYIKEAEQKLKKERDELSKIDTGIAKVFLQDREKDRENLRHRAANVDPRNASRTPSAAREPSYRLRYESPVGASPSRNIDHARPWEDDDGFSYRSSGPSYNVGRSSARSPAPRNYPPLGTQRAFTLPNATRHYHSGDYSFSGMGDKTHSTDFSSGKSDK
- the Unc-115a gene encoding actin-binding LIM protein 2 isoform X5, which encodes MKSKTSESFIASESKTGVRKDGADEHKQKQLKKGKTFCQSCKKKCSGEVLRVQDKYFHIGCFKCAQCNTSLAQGGFFVRDNAYYCTKDYRERWGTRCAGCGEYVEGDVVTAGEKHAFHPNCFHCQRCRQPLLGQGTKVSLVQGQALCHRCVGIPVREAATPVSNSTGTKSGGHTDPGACAGCGNQLREGQALVALDRQWHVWCFKCHSCDTVLHGEYMGKDGVPYCEKDYQKQFGVKCAYCNRYISGKVLQAGDNHHFHPTCARCTKCGDPFGDGEEMYLQGAAIWHPRCGPGPTGPNGIVNGHGDAHTPQHRESERISSSASEMQFSLRSRTPSLNGSLCSPYSSLSRKYYPARTGSPGLILREYGRPAEDVSRIYTYSYLTETPSQGYLRRPIQPYDKPPTSPHFHRPSSSRSIRSSGGRSSRSGMRALVDALSDTRPKSPASQVDNDEPIELAHYPDAMKPPPGAQPPIERDDFPAPPYPYTDPERRRRWSDTYKGVPASDDEDEVDNKTYIKEAEQKLKKERDELSKIDTGIAKVFLQDREKDRENLRHRAANVDPRNASRTPSAAREPSYRLRYESPVGASPSRNIDHARPWEDDDGFSYRSSGPSYNVGRSSARSPAPRNYPPLGTQRAFTLPNATRHYHSVSPKTFQFARRWSQVKSSPFLSYSMGGGGRNPLTVIWRHEGATWLRIELTIRQIWQANVGHSYGIERIEKLPLRLISNTCRLTDLQTSCELPSAHPEAGVRSGTAKSHLLLDRRFRVCSPWRLFIQRDGRQDAQH
- the Unc-115a gene encoding actin-binding LIM protein 1 isoform X13 yields the protein MKSKTSESFIASESKTGVRKDGADEHKQKQLKKGKTFCQSCKKKCSGEVLRVQDKYFHIGCFKCAQCNTSLAQGGFFVRDNAYYCTKDYRERWGTRCAGCGEYVEGDVVTAGEKHAFHPNCFHCQRCRQPLLGQGTKVSLVQGQALCHRCVGIPVREAATPVSNSTGTKSGGHTDPGACAGCGNQLREGQALVALDRQWHVWCFKCHSCDTVLHGEYMGKDGVPYCEKDYQKQFGVKCAYCNRYISGKVLQAGDNHHFHPTCARCTKCGDPFGDGEEMYLQGAAIWHPRCGPGPTGPNGIVNGHGDAHTPQHRESERISSSASEMQFSLRSRTPSLNGSLCSPYSSLSRKYYPARTGSPGLILREYGRPAEDVSRIYTYSYLTETPSQGYLRRPIQPYDKPPTSPHFHRPSSSRSIRSSGGRSSRSGMRALVDALSDTRPKSPASQVDNDEPIELAHYPDAMKPPPGAQPPIERDDFPAPPYPYTDPERRRRWSDTYKGVPASDDEDEVDNKTYIKEAEQKLKKERDELSKIDTGIAKVFLQDREKDRENLRHRAANVDPRNASRTPSAAREPSYRLRYESPVGASPSRNIDHARPWEDDDGFSYRSSGPSYNVGRSSARSPAPRNYPPLGTQRAFTLPNATRHYHSL